In the Pyrolobus fumarii 1A genome, one interval contains:
- a CDS encoding serine protein kinase RIO, producing the protein MAAYEVMRRLKLDRFAGVVSAGKEARVYRAVGRDGKEYAVKIYLTATAEFRRSIYKYIMGDPRFEGVDLSNTKRLFFAWARKEFRNLKRMYEAGVQVPKPYLVYQNIIVMEFIGREGKRAPLIKEVYKELDEEELVNVFNQVFENMKRIYCCARLVHADLSEYNIMYLDGKIYIIDVAQAVDLNHPLAMEFLKHDVETIHAFFADEAGLDIPSPEEMIREITECKNVQCVKRRVDE; encoded by the coding sequence ATGGCAGCCTATGAGGTAATGAGACGGTTAAAGCTTGACCGTTTTGCGGGCGTGGTTAGCGCGGGTAAAGAGGCTAGAGTCTACCGTGCTGTTGGTAGGGACGGCAAGGAGTATGCGGTCAAGATATACTTGACGGCTACGGCTGAGTTCCGTCGTAGCATATACAAATACATAATGGGTGACCCCCGGTTTGAAGGCGTTGATCTAAGTAATACTAAACGCCTCTTCTTTGCGTGGGCCAGAAAGGAGTTCAGGAACCTAAAGAGGATGTACGAAGCGGGGGTTCAGGTACCTAAACCGTATCTTGTTTACCAGAACATAATCGTCATGGAGTTCATTGGACGTGAGGGTAAGAGAGCGCCCCTAATCAAAGAGGTTTACAAGGAGCTTGATGAAGAGGAGTTGGTCAACGTGTTCAACCAGGTATTCGAGAATATGAAGAGGATTTACTGTTGCGCGCGCCTCGTGCACGCGGACCTATCGGAATACAACATAATGTATCTTGATGGCAAAATCTACATAATTGATGTCGCGCAGGCAGTAGATCTAAACCATCCACTTGCCATGGAGTTTCTAAAACACGACGTGGAGACGATACACGCGTTCTTCGCTGATGAGGCTGGCTTGGATATACCCTCTCCCGAGGAGATGATCCGCGAGATAACCGAATGTAAGAATGTTCAATGTGTCAAGAGACGCGTGGATGAGTAA
- a CDS encoding translation initiation factor aIF-1A — protein MPKKRREETSSTREPPLPNPEEGTTLCVIERLLGADYILARCADGMTRKVRIPGSMRRRVWMREGDLILVAPWDFKPERGDVIYRYSKDEVRRLVEKGVIPEELLELIEAEEAE, from the coding sequence GTGCCCAAGAAGAGGCGCGAGGAGACTAGCAGTACGCGTGAGCCTCCGCTCCCAAACCCCGAGGAGGGAACCACCCTTTGCGTCATAGAGCGTCTCTTGGGTGCGGATTATATCCTGGCTAGATGCGCCGATGGTATGACGCGTAAGGTGCGCATACCCGGCAGCATGAGAAGAAGGGTATGGATGAGAGAGGGTGATCTGATACTAGTTGCACCCTGGGACTTCAAGCCCGAGCGGGGAGACGTCATATATCGATACTCGAAGGACGAGGTCCGTAGGCTTGTCGAGAAGGGGGTTATCCCAGAGGAGCTACTGGAGCTAATAGAGGCCGAGGAGGCCGAGTGA
- a CDS encoding 60S ribosomal export protein NMD3 has protein sequence MLTRCVRCGREARLVDGRLCLECYLEVEGLGRFPKRIDITVCSRCGAYRFEGRWYPPPIDAVDIEDVIREVLKLTLSAAFKPNQEVESYRVESVEYVRDQYHGDHALATVVARLRSSGEEAKLEYRVRVDVKKQLCPQCFKKAGGAIEAILQVRGEGGKLTEEQREAVEALLARLSPSLREYIVDVVEQREGFDLILVDQGAAKAIASKIRSVLGAKVVESWKLVGRRSDGRPKKRLTLSVRLPFFTKGTIVEFNGKLYHVEGIKAGFVYIRMVGSRRVHRLTVEDAWKLLRRPRFEEEKRVLVAAETPSSIHLQALEGSYEYLELPRRSVSFDPGVVQQGREVLLVRHNGRYYVLPLLGERP, from the coding sequence TTGCTTACACGATGCGTACGTTGTGGCCGGGAAGCGCGCCTGGTTGACGGGAGGCTCTGTTTAGAGTGCTATCTCGAGGTGGAGGGGCTAGGTCGGTTCCCCAAACGCATAGATATCACGGTATGCTCTAGATGTGGTGCCTACCGGTTCGAAGGTAGATGGTATCCGCCGCCGATCGACGCAGTCGATATAGAGGATGTTATACGCGAGGTTCTCAAGCTCACACTGTCTGCCGCCTTTAAGCCTAACCAGGAGGTGGAATCTTATCGCGTCGAGAGTGTAGAGTATGTGCGCGACCAGTACCACGGTGATCATGCGTTAGCAACTGTAGTTGCGCGCTTGCGCAGTTCGGGCGAGGAGGCTAAACTAGAGTACCGTGTCCGTGTTGACGTGAAGAAGCAGCTGTGTCCACAGTGCTTCAAGAAAGCTGGCGGCGCTATAGAAGCGATACTCCAGGTGAGAGGCGAAGGTGGCAAGCTAACCGAGGAGCAGCGAGAGGCTGTAGAAGCGCTCCTTGCACGCCTATCGCCAAGCCTCCGCGAGTACATAGTCGACGTGGTCGAGCAACGCGAGGGCTTCGACCTAATACTAGTTGATCAGGGTGCTGCTAAGGCCATAGCCTCGAAGATAAGATCGGTGCTTGGCGCTAAGGTAGTGGAGAGTTGGAAGCTTGTAGGGAGGCGTAGCGACGGTAGGCCAAAGAAACGGTTGACGTTGAGCGTGCGCCTACCCTTCTTCACCAAGGGTACGATAGTCGAGTTTAACGGTAAGCTCTATCACGTTGAGGGTATCAAGGCGGGTTTTGTCTATATACGTATGGTGGGGTCGCGCAGGGTGCACCGCCTAACCGTAGAGGATGCGTGGAAGTTGCTGCGCCGCCCGAGGTTCGAGGAGGAGAAGAGGGTGCTGGTAGCCGCGGAAACGCCATCTAGCATTCATCTCCAGGCGCTTGAGGGAAGCTACGAATATCTAGAGTTGCCGAGGAGGAGTGTCAGTTTCGACCCCGGGGTCGTGCAGCAGGGTAGAGAGGTGCTTCTAGTAAGGCACAACGGGCGCTACTATGTGCTTCCCCTGCTTGGAGAGAGGCCATAG
- a CDS encoding DUF424 domain-containing protein, with the protein MQEPLVYMKVFEVNGEKLVAICDEEVLGARLKEDKITLYVDPNFYGERLVPLSVALEEAKTATLLNLVGENIVNAAVREGLVHPQAILRVQGVPHAQVIRMTW; encoded by the coding sequence GTGCAAGAGCCTCTAGTCTACATGAAGGTGTTCGAGGTTAACGGTGAGAAACTAGTAGCTATCTGTGACGAGGAGGTGCTGGGTGCAAGGCTCAAAGAGGACAAGATAACACTTTACGTGGATCCAAACTTCTATGGAGAGAGGCTTGTGCCGCTAAGTGTTGCGCTTGAAGAGGCTAAGACGGCGACTCTGCTCAACCTAGTTGGGGAGAATATCGTGAACGCGGCTGTGCGGGAGGGCCTCGTTCATCCACAAGCCATCTTGCGTGTACAAGGTGTCCCTCATGCACAAGTAATCCGGATGACCTGGTGA
- the rpl12p gene encoding 50S ribosomal protein P1, whose protein sequence is MEYIYASLLLHAMGKEISEENLKKIFEALGVQPDEVRIKAVVAALKEINIDEVIKTATAMPVAPAAAPAAAAPAAAAEEKKEEEKKEEEEEKKEGVSEEELAGGLESLFGF, encoded by the coding sequence ATGGAGTACATCTACGCGAGCCTCTTGCTACACGCCATGGGTAAGGAGATCAGTGAGGAGAACCTCAAGAAGATATTCGAGGCTCTAGGTGTTCAGCCAGATGAGGTTAGGATCAAGGCTGTTGTCGCGGCTCTCAAGGAGATTAACATTGACGAGGTGATAAAGACCGCCACCGCGATGCCGGTAGCGCCAGCTGCTGCTCCGGCTGCGGCTGCGCCGGCTGCCGCCGCCGAGGAGAAGAAGGAGGAAGAGAAGAAGGAAGAGGAAGAGGAGAAGAAGGAGGGCGTCAGCGAGGAGGAGCTCGCCGGCGGTCTTGAGAGCCTATTCGGTTTCTAA
- the uppS gene encoding polyprenyl diphosphate synthase, whose translation MRAAAARLLFSKLKHSRLPSHVAIIPDGNRRWARRRGLPAWVGHLQGYKVMKRVLTRLWELGVRHITIYALSRENCTRRPREELTRLYELLVKALRDLRRDHRVTQGLVRPRVIGDMSLVPDFVVEEIHIVEKESHRNAPHTLNICVCYSGRWEILEAVRKIAISTRAEPNTIDEDTFTRLLPMGDVPPPDLLIRTGGELRLSNFLLWHVAYTELYFTRRLWPDFDDFELAKALLSYSRRERRFGA comes from the coding sequence ATGAGGGCTGCCGCCGCCAGACTACTATTCTCCAAGTTAAAACACAGTCGCCTACCTTCACACGTCGCCATAATACCGGACGGGAATCGGAGGTGGGCCAGGCGCCGTGGGCTGCCCGCCTGGGTAGGGCACCTCCAAGGATACAAGGTTATGAAGAGAGTTTTGACCCGCTTGTGGGAACTTGGCGTGCGCCACATCACAATCTATGCCCTGTCGCGCGAGAACTGCACTAGAAGGCCACGAGAAGAGTTGACGAGGCTCTACGAGCTACTTGTGAAGGCACTTAGGGATCTTAGGCGCGACCATCGCGTGACACAAGGTCTTGTCAGGCCTCGTGTAATAGGCGATATGAGTCTTGTACCCGACTTCGTGGTTGAAGAGATCCACATTGTCGAAAAGGAAAGCCATAGGAATGCGCCACACACGTTGAACATTTGTGTCTGTTATAGCGGCAGGTGGGAGATACTCGAGGCTGTAAGGAAGATCGCCATTAGCACGAGAGCCGAGCCCAACACTATCGACGAGGATACGTTTACCCGCTTGCTGCCTATGGGTGACGTACCTCCACCCGACCTGCTTATACGGACTGGTGGAGAGCTACGGCTCAGCAATTTCCTCTTATGGCATGTCGCATACACAGAGCTGTACTTCACCAGGCGTCTTTGGCCGGATTTTGACGATTTTGAGCTTGCAAAAGCGCTACTTAGCTACTCGAGGAGGGAGAGGAGGTTCGGTGCGTGA
- a CDS encoding DUF373 family protein, with translation MRKRVLVLAVDRDDDIGRVGLNTPIVGEEAVLDAARVFGVVRPEDPDLNVLYAAVNTARSLRAQGFEPIVAVVAGDALDPVKADLRIREQVENIVREHNIEGIVLVADGREDEEVIPVLQGIAPILSVRRVVVEQLRGVEETYILIGRYLKKALIEPRFARVFLGYPGVLITGFAILAMLGLLRYAFTALLLIAGVLMIIRGFGLEERMIEIWARNPIMTLASLIATVSIAAAIGIAYYTLQAMYSKPMHYVLAEILASSAPLIGLAGISVVAARIVSKMLGRDIAVINELVSLLLVIMIVVILYQLSATLRSLTATPTPMELALAIVSSGAMLTVLIGIALIALLRFIGELVTHRTSSPSSSS, from the coding sequence ATGAGGAAGAGAGTACTGGTGTTGGCGGTTGACCGTGACGATGACATTGGGAGGGTTGGGCTGAACACCCCTATAGTTGGTGAAGAGGCTGTTTTGGATGCTGCAAGAGTGTTTGGTGTGGTGCGCCCAGAGGATCCCGATCTAAACGTGTTGTATGCAGCTGTTAATACGGCGCGGAGCCTCCGCGCGCAGGGTTTTGAGCCTATAGTTGCGGTTGTTGCTGGCGATGCACTCGATCCTGTTAAAGCTGACTTGAGGATTAGAGAACAGGTTGAGAACATAGTCCGTGAGCATAACATTGAGGGTATAGTGCTTGTGGCCGATGGTCGCGAGGATGAGGAGGTTATACCGGTCTTGCAGGGAATCGCGCCTATACTCTCAGTACGCCGTGTCGTTGTTGAACAGCTTAGGGGTGTCGAGGAGACCTACATACTCATTGGTCGCTACTTGAAGAAGGCGCTCATAGAGCCAAGGTTTGCGAGGGTCTTTCTAGGATACCCGGGTGTGTTGATAACAGGATTTGCGATACTCGCGATGCTCGGGTTACTGAGGTACGCGTTCACCGCGCTTCTACTTATCGCCGGTGTACTCATGATCATAAGAGGGTTTGGTCTCGAGGAACGGATGATCGAGATATGGGCGCGAAACCCGATAATGACGCTCGCATCGTTAATAGCAACTGTTAGCATTGCTGCTGCCATAGGTATAGCGTACTACACACTCCAAGCAATGTATAGCAAACCTATGCACTACGTGCTAGCTGAGATCCTCGCATCTAGCGCGCCTCTCATAGGCTTGGCTGGAATAAGCGTAGTAGCGGCGCGAATAGTCTCGAAGATGTTAGGTCGCGACATTGCAGTGATAAACGAGCTTGTAAGTCTCCTGCTGGTAATAATGATCGTCGTGATACTCTACCAGCTATCCGCGACGCTCAGAAGTCTGACAGCCACCCCGACACCCATGGAGCTCGCGCTGGCCATAGTATCGAGCGGGGCAATGCTAACAGTGCTAATAGGTATAGCATTAATCGCCCTCCTGAGGTTCATAGGAGAGCTAGTCACGCACCGAACCTCCTCTCCCTCCTCGAGTAGCTAA
- a CDS encoding coiled-coil protein — MALTPQEEALIREMDRLRDEIRALKEKRYALIEQVRRLRSQRRQLVERVRQLREEIRRLREEREKLLQQLNALKEQRNNLYTQLRQLLQEINIQRRVLAELRPYARRSVAAIRARIEELEWKQQTEVLPLDAEREIIEEIARLEAILEKTLEARKVFEDLVEKKGRLTMIRMDLEEVRRKINQVREEIGRVKARIQELRGQAEEVSRKISDLDAEIDRISKEIDEISNAIAEKVERLREVREELERIRKGVVDEKSRRALEEIRRRALEKLERGEPLTMLEMKALYGVVGEEDEEESTGVGG; from the coding sequence TTGGCGCTAACACCGCAAGAGGAGGCTCTCATTCGAGAGATGGACCGTTTGCGTGACGAGATTAGAGCGTTGAAGGAGAAGAGGTATGCGCTCATAGAGCAGGTTAGGAGGCTGCGCTCTCAACGCCGTCAGCTTGTGGAGCGTGTGAGACAGCTCCGTGAGGAGATTAGAAGGCTGCGTGAGGAGCGCGAGAAGCTACTCCAGCAGCTCAACGCGCTAAAAGAGCAGAGGAACAACTTGTATACCCAGCTCCGCCAGCTGCTCCAAGAGATCAACATACAGCGTAGGGTACTAGCGGAGCTGCGCCCCTATGCCAGGCGCTCTGTTGCAGCGATACGTGCTCGTATAGAGGAGTTGGAGTGGAAGCAACAGACGGAAGTGCTTCCGTTGGATGCGGAGCGCGAGATTATAGAGGAGATAGCGCGTCTCGAGGCTATTCTCGAGAAGACCCTTGAGGCTAGAAAGGTCTTCGAGGATCTTGTCGAGAAGAAGGGTAGGTTGACTATGATACGTATGGATCTGGAGGAGGTGCGCAGGAAGATAAACCAGGTGAGGGAGGAGATAGGGAGGGTCAAGGCGCGTATCCAGGAGTTGCGTGGGCAGGCTGAGGAAGTGTCGAGGAAGATAAGTGACCTTGACGCGGAGATTGATAGGATATCAAAGGAGATAGACGAGATTAGTAACGCTATTGCCGAGAAAGTTGAGAGATTAAGGGAGGTTAGGGAGGAGCTGGAGAGGATAAGGAAGGGTGTTGTTGACGAGAAGTCTAGGAGAGCGCTTGAGGAGATTAGGCGTCGCGCGCTAGAGAAGCTGGAGAGGGGTGAGCCTCTCACGATGCTGGAGATGAAGGCGTTGTATGGTGTGGTGGGCGAGGAGGATGAGGAAGAGAGTACTGGTGTTGGCGGTTGA
- the nuoH gene encoding NADH-quinone oxidoreductase subunit NuoH, with product MIEWLMSPAVLSALLMPGAAAALLSALIIIYLERKLTARAQRRIGPYYVSRRIAGALQPMADGIRFFFQEPVIPISVDIPAFVLAPALVTAVLLVTFSVIPGGPAAVAVESPTSLLIVLAALALSPIPIIIMGWASDNRFSLLGSLREAILNSSYEPVLLLAALAGASVLGTLDLVEAVEVQARLGLPGIILNPLAALVFFVAALAACDRIPFDLVLGEQEIVAGPYTEYSGVLFAVAMAIDYLKLYILGLVFAVLFLGGWLPATSWPWSGIVLFLKALAFMLLAVYLRVVYGRARLDKALRGLWKFYFPLALAALAWGQVVSYIMSLV from the coding sequence TTGATTGAGTGGTTGATGAGCCCCGCCGTGTTATCTGCGCTCCTAATGCCGGGGGCGGCTGCAGCGCTACTATCAGCACTCATAATCATATACCTTGAGCGCAAGTTGACTGCAAGAGCACAGCGACGCATAGGACCCTACTACGTCTCGAGGAGAATCGCGGGCGCCTTGCAGCCCATGGCAGACGGTATTCGATTCTTCTTCCAAGAACCTGTTATTCCCATCAGTGTGGATATTCCGGCATTCGTATTAGCCCCGGCTCTCGTAACAGCAGTACTCCTCGTCACGTTCTCGGTGATACCTGGCGGGCCAGCTGCAGTAGCAGTTGAAAGCCCAACCTCCCTGCTAATTGTACTCGCGGCCCTCGCGTTATCACCGATACCTATAATCATAATGGGTTGGGCTAGCGATAACCGCTTCAGTCTGCTAGGGTCCCTACGAGAGGCGATACTAAACTCGAGCTATGAGCCGGTGCTTCTTCTCGCAGCGCTTGCCGGAGCATCAGTCCTGGGTACCCTGGATCTAGTTGAGGCTGTAGAGGTGCAGGCCAGGCTAGGCTTACCAGGTATAATCCTCAACCCTCTTGCAGCACTAGTGTTCTTCGTTGCAGCCTTGGCGGCTTGTGACCGTATACCATTCGACCTGGTGCTGGGCGAGCAGGAGATAGTGGCAGGTCCGTACACCGAGTATAGTGGTGTATTATTCGCGGTAGCAATGGCGATAGACTACCTTAAGCTCTACATACTCGGTCTTGTGTTCGCAGTGTTGTTCCTAGGGGGCTGGCTACCTGCAACGTCATGGCCCTGGAGCGGTATAGTGCTATTCCTAAAGGCGTTGGCCTTCATGCTTCTCGCTGTCTACCTTAGAGTCGTCTACGGCAGAGCTAGGCTCGATAAGGCCCTTAGAGGTCTATGGAAGTTCTATTTCCCATTGGCACTGGCAGCACTAGCCTGGGGTCAGGTAGTAAGCTACATCATGAGCCTGGTGTAA